From Streptomyces qinzhouensis, one genomic window encodes:
- a CDS encoding S8 family peptidase yields MRKTHISGIAAGALGLALPIALVPATGSAAPVPTPLVSVAQAPAEAELKGRYIVTVKAGNDAAAVADAKSVRTDYVYDEVINGFAASLTSSQLAALRADKRIASIEEDQKVVSKATQNNAPWGLDRIDQRTGRNTTYTYTGTGAGVTAYIIDSGIYTAHPDFGNRARNVFDAFGGNGQDCNGHGTHVAGTVGGATYGVAKAVQLRGVKVLNCQGSGSFSAIIAGFDWVRQNAVKPAVANASLGGGYSAALNNAATALANSGVHTTVAAGNNNQNACNYSPASAPGALSIAASDSADNKASFSNWGDCTDLYGPGVGVVSTRMGGGTTSMNGTSMAAPHVAGVAALYKGAYGEASSTTVNNWIINNSTANAIRGNVTGTPNRLLFKSTL; encoded by the coding sequence ATGCGCAAGACCCACATCTCCGGCATCGCCGCCGGGGCCCTCGGACTCGCCCTGCCGATCGCCCTCGTTCCCGCCACCGGATCCGCCGCCCCCGTCCCCACCCCGCTGGTCTCGGTCGCCCAGGCCCCGGCGGAGGCCGAGCTCAAGGGCCGGTACATCGTCACCGTGAAGGCCGGCAACGACGCGGCGGCCGTCGCCGACGCGAAGTCGGTCAGAACGGACTACGTCTACGACGAAGTCATCAACGGCTTCGCCGCCTCGCTCACCTCGTCCCAGCTGGCCGCCCTCCGCGCCGACAAGCGCATCGCGTCCATCGAGGAGGACCAGAAGGTCGTCTCCAAGGCCACTCAGAACAACGCCCCCTGGGGTCTGGACCGAATAGACCAGCGCACCGGGCGCAACACCACCTACACCTACACCGGTACCGGCGCGGGGGTGACCGCGTACATCATCGACTCCGGTATCTACACCGCCCACCCCGACTTCGGGAACCGCGCCCGCAATGTCTTCGACGCCTTCGGCGGCAACGGCCAGGACTGCAACGGCCACGGCACCCATGTCGCGGGCACCGTCGGCGGTGCGACCTACGGCGTGGCCAAGGCCGTCCAGCTGCGCGGTGTGAAGGTCCTCAACTGTCAGGGCTCGGGCTCCTTCTCGGCCATCATCGCGGGCTTCGACTGGGTCCGGCAGAACGCGGTGAAGCCCGCGGTCGCCAACGCCTCCCTCGGCGGCGGCTACTCGGCCGCCCTCAACAACGCGGCCACGGCCCTGGCCAACTCCGGTGTCCACACCACCGTCGCGGCGGGCAACAACAACCAGAACGCCTGCAACTACTCCCCGGCCAGCGCCCCCGGCGCCCTCTCCATCGCCGCCTCGGACTCCGCCGACAACAAGGCGAGCTTCAGCAACTGGGGCGACTGCACCGACCTCTACGGTCCCGGCGTCGGCGTCGTCTCCACCCGGATGGGCGGCGGCACCACCAGCATGAACGGTACGTCGATGGCCGCGCCGCACGTCGCGGGCGTCGCCGCGCTCTACAAGGGCGCCTACGGCGAGGCCTCCAGCACCACCGTCAACAACTGGATCATCAACAACAGCACCGCCAACGCGATCCGGGGCAATGTCACCGGTACACCCAACCGGCTGCTGTTCAAGTCGACCCTCTGA
- a CDS encoding D-alanyl-D-alanine carboxypeptidase family protein — MSAVSRRTPPGPGARPAALPARRLLLVLLAVGALLSGACARPAADEGLPDPGIPGVAAVAESMDLPWPDEGQASVAVEGIGSLGTKGRQTPVPIASVTKVMTAYVILKDRPMKDGGTGASVVADQQAADESFSSVESAAPVLAGRSYTQRELLEIMMVSSANNVARLLARWDAGTQEAFVAKMNRTAAALGMDRTTYTGVSGIESDTRSTAADQMKLARAAMKDPAFRAIVATPAVKPPGGVRLPNTNKLLGRDGVVGLKTGSSTPAGGNLVWATTQKIGGSSRLVIGVVLGQRAGSTPAAGSAAARDASLALITSVREGLPDAVTRAAGAGG, encoded by the coding sequence ATGTCAGCCGTCTCGCGCCGCACCCCACCGGGCCCCGGAGCCCGGCCCGCCGCGCTCCCCGCCCGCCGTCTGCTCCTCGTCCTCCTGGCCGTCGGCGCGCTGCTCTCCGGCGCGTGCGCCCGGCCCGCCGCCGACGAAGGGCTTCCCGACCCCGGTATCCCGGGCGTCGCCGCCGTCGCCGAGTCCATGGACCTGCCCTGGCCGGACGAGGGCCAGGCCAGTGTGGCCGTCGAAGGCATCGGCAGCCTCGGCACCAAGGGCAGGCAGACCCCCGTCCCGATCGCCAGCGTCACCAAGGTCATGACCGCCTATGTGATCCTGAAGGACCGTCCGATGAAGGACGGCGGGACCGGCGCGAGCGTCGTCGCCGACCAGCAGGCGGCCGACGAGTCGTTCTCCTCCGTCGAATCGGCCGCACCCGTCCTGGCCGGACGCTCCTACACCCAGCGCGAGCTGCTGGAGATCATGATGGTGTCCTCCGCCAACAACGTGGCCCGGCTGCTGGCCCGCTGGGACGCGGGCACTCAGGAGGCCTTCGTCGCCAAGATGAACCGGACCGCCGCCGCGCTCGGGATGGACCGCACCACCTACACCGGGGTGAGCGGTATCGAGTCCGACACCCGCAGCACCGCCGCCGACCAGATGAAACTGGCCCGCGCCGCCATGAAGGACCCCGCCTTCCGCGCGATCGTGGCCACGCCGGCCGTGAAGCCACCCGGCGGTGTACGGCTCCCCAACACCAACAAGCTGCTGGGCCGGGACGGTGTCGTCGGACTGAAGACCGGCTCCTCGACCCCGGCGGGCGGCAACCTCGTCTGGGCCACCACCCAGAAGATCGGCGGCAGCTCCCGGCTGGTGATCGGCGTCGTGCTGGGCCAGCGCGCCGGCAGCACTCCCGCCGCGGGCAGCGCCGCCGCACGCGATGCCAGCCTGGCCCTGATCACCTCGGTCCGCGAGGGCCTCCCGGACGCGGTCACCCGGGCGGCCGGGGCGGGCGGCTGA
- a CDS encoding endonuclease/exonuclease/phosphatase family protein, producing MLAAAGLFWAGLMALHDRIPNGFGNLGSLFQTLLPWAGSAVPVLLGLAAVRRSRLAAVTALVPAVVWVVLFGGTLTDKSTGGGDLTVVSHNVDEGNPDPAKTARALAAVNADVLALEELPEDSADVYERALAGVYPHHAVRGGVGLWSRYPLRDVAEVPIMPWTRAVRATADTPRGPVALYVAHLASVRVHPAAGFTTGRRNDAARALAAALRAEPLPRIVLMGDFNGTSRDRALAPVFSALRSVQREAGDGFGFTWPAAFPVVRIDDIHVKGITPRSARTLPATGSDHLPVAASLRL from the coding sequence CTGCTCGCCGCGGCCGGGCTGTTCTGGGCGGGGCTGATGGCACTGCACGACCGGATCCCCAACGGGTTCGGCAATCTCGGCAGCCTCTTTCAGACACTGCTGCCCTGGGCGGGGAGTGCCGTGCCCGTACTGCTCGGGCTGGCCGCCGTGCGCCGCTCCCGCCTCGCGGCGGTCACGGCACTCGTGCCCGCCGTCGTCTGGGTGGTGCTCTTCGGCGGCACCCTCACCGACAAGAGCACCGGCGGCGGAGATCTGACCGTGGTGAGCCACAACGTCGACGAGGGCAACCCGGACCCGGCGAAGACCGCGCGTGCCCTGGCCGCGGTGAACGCGGACGTGCTGGCTCTGGAGGAGTTGCCCGAGGACTCCGCCGACGTGTACGAACGCGCACTGGCCGGTGTCTATCCGCACCACGCGGTACGCGGCGGGGTCGGACTGTGGAGCCGCTATCCGCTACGGGACGTGGCCGAGGTGCCGATCATGCCGTGGACCCGTGCGGTACGGGCCACGGCCGATACCCCACGGGGACCCGTCGCGCTCTATGTCGCGCATCTCGCGTCCGTACGGGTGCATCCTGCCGCCGGTTTCACCACCGGGCGCCGCAACGACGCCGCCCGGGCCCTGGCCGCGGCGCTCCGCGCGGAGCCCCTGCCGCGGATCGTGCTGATGGGCGATTTCAACGGCACCTCCCGGGACCGGGCGCTCGCTCCCGTGTTCTCGGCGCTCCGCTCGGTCCAGCGGGAGGCCGGCGACGGTTTCGGCTTCACCTGGCCCGCCGCGTTCCCCGTGGTCCGTATCGACGACATCCATGTGAAGGGGATCACTCCGCGCTCTGCCCGGACCCTGCCGGCCACCGGCAGCGACCATCTGCCCGTCGCGGCTTCCCTGCGCCTGTGA
- a CDS encoding sensor histidine kinase, translating into MGLFNPRALRWKIAALTALACCAVAAVIALLVREDNRDQLIRVGRERATIQLEMEREQYNGTEKRPTDIDLRTPEETPAPLLRDLAEQRRLGGDIGLWYQVEKPNVHWMWAATPVDDGRILIARTDMWLEERSLQLQDRSIVTSVLVALAVVVPLAALAMEPVVRRLGHGARTARAIADGDLDARIGRRGRARDEVTEMSAAVDEMAAALQRRLESERRFTADVAHELRTPLMGLVTTAGLLPDDEVSGLLRDRVRALNALVEDLLEISRLDAGIERADFDAVPLGELVADVVRRLEPGPGVTVTVSAGDDTRVRTDPRRVERIVVNLVANAQRHGAEPVGITVTGSRITVRDHGPGFPAALLDEGPQRFRTGASERGRGHGLGLTVAQGQAGVLDARLTFANAPDGGAVATLDLGRV; encoded by the coding sequence GTGGGCCTGTTCAACCCTCGCGCCCTGCGCTGGAAGATCGCCGCGCTGACCGCCCTCGCCTGCTGCGCCGTCGCCGCGGTGATCGCCCTCCTGGTCCGGGAGGACAACCGGGACCAACTGATCCGGGTGGGGCGCGAACGGGCCACCATCCAGCTGGAGATGGAGAGGGAACAGTACAACGGGACGGAGAAGCGGCCGACGGACATCGATCTCCGTACCCCGGAGGAGACGCCCGCGCCGCTTCTGCGCGATCTGGCCGAACAGCGCCGCCTGGGCGGGGACATCGGCCTCTGGTACCAGGTCGAGAAGCCCAATGTGCACTGGATGTGGGCGGCGACCCCCGTCGACGACGGCAGGATCCTGATCGCCAGAACCGATATGTGGCTCGAGGAGCGCAGTCTCCAACTGCAGGACCGCTCCATCGTCACCTCCGTCCTCGTCGCCCTCGCCGTCGTCGTTCCGCTCGCCGCACTGGCCATGGAACCGGTCGTCCGGCGCCTGGGGCACGGTGCCCGTACCGCCCGGGCGATCGCCGACGGCGATCTCGACGCCCGGATCGGCCGTCGCGGACGCGCCCGCGACGAGGTCACGGAGATGTCGGCCGCCGTCGACGAGATGGCCGCCGCCCTCCAGCGCAGACTCGAGAGCGAACGACGGTTCACCGCCGATGTCGCACATGAACTGCGCACCCCGCTGATGGGCCTGGTCACCACCGCGGGACTGCTGCCCGACGACGAGGTGTCCGGATTGCTCCGGGATCGGGTACGGGCACTGAACGCGCTGGTCGAGGATCTGCTGGAGATCTCCCGACTCGACGCGGGCATCGAACGGGCCGACTTCGACGCGGTACCGCTCGGCGAGCTCGTCGCCGATGTCGTACGGCGTCTGGAACCGGGTCCCGGAGTCACCGTCACGGTCTCCGCCGGAGACGACACCCGGGTCCGGACCGATCCGCGCCGGGTGGAACGGATCGTGGTGAACCTGGTCGCCAACGCCCAGCGGCACGGCGCCGAACCCGTCGGGATCACCGTCACCGGGAGCCGGATCACGGTCCGCGACCACGGTCCCGGTTTCCCCGCCGCACTGCTCGACGAGGGCCCGCAGCGGTTCCGGACCGGTGCGAGCGAACGGGGGCGCGGGCACGGGCTGGGACTGACCGTCGCCCAGGGGCAGGCCGGGGTTCTCGACGCCCGTCTGACCTTCGCCAACGCCCCGGACGGTGGCGCCGTCGCCACCCTCGACCTGGGCCGTGTCTGA
- the cseB gene encoding two-component system response regulator CseB translates to MNDDDQVSGVAESRVPDPLNMLLVEDDDAIRRSVQLALERYGYRVTVAADGLGGLEAFRDGGHDLLILDVMLPELDGIGLCCRIREQSQVPVLMMSARGDALDVVAGLEAGADDYVVKPVDTAVMVARIRALLRRATFQPPATTAPARSAAPGDGPLVFGDLSVDTRGMEVRRAGELIPMTPTELRLLLEFAASPGVVLDRRKLLRDVWDYGWEGDTRVVDLCVLRLRKKVGSGRIETVRGFGYKLVRG, encoded by the coding sequence ATGAACGATGACGACCAGGTGAGTGGTGTGGCGGAATCCCGGGTCCCGGACCCTCTCAACATGCTACTCGTCGAGGACGACGACGCCATCCGGCGCTCGGTCCAGCTGGCCCTGGAGCGCTACGGCTACCGGGTCACGGTGGCCGCGGACGGGCTCGGCGGTCTTGAGGCGTTCCGGGACGGCGGCCATGATCTGCTGATCCTCGACGTGATGCTGCCCGAACTCGACGGCATCGGCCTGTGCTGCCGGATCCGGGAGCAGAGCCAGGTACCGGTGCTGATGATGTCGGCCCGCGGCGACGCCCTCGATGTGGTCGCCGGACTGGAGGCGGGCGCCGACGACTATGTCGTGAAGCCCGTCGACACCGCGGTCATGGTCGCCCGTATCCGCGCTCTGCTGCGCCGCGCCACCTTCCAGCCACCCGCCACCACCGCCCCCGCCCGTTCCGCGGCGCCCGGCGACGGGCCCCTGGTCTTCGGCGACCTCAGCGTCGACACCCGGGGCATGGAGGTCCGCCGGGCCGGCGAGCTCATCCCCATGACCCCCACCGAACTGCGCCTGCTGCTGGAGTTCGCCGCCTCCCCCGGAGTGGTCCTCGACCGCCGCAAGCTGCTGCGCGACGTCTGGGACTACGGCTGGGAGGGCGACACCCGCGTCGTCGACCTCTGCGTCCTGCGGCTGCGCAAGAAGGTCGGCAGCGGCCGGATCGAGACCGTCCGCGGCTTCGGCTACAAACTCGTCCGCGGCTGA